The DNA region TCTACCTTGGAAGAAATATGGaaagttaattgaaaaataaataagaacattaCCTAAATTGTGCTGCAGCAAAGACTGACGAGGATGTTCCCTTTTATCATAAATCAGGTGCAATCTCTTTGCATTGCAGCAATCTGCCAACTCAAGGAGGTCAAACAACAAAAACTCAGTGCTCCCATACAGGGCCAAAAGATCatttactttattataatccATGCAGGGTAGATCTTTAGTCATATCTTCATTGACTAAAGAGAGGCAACGAACTGACTGTACACCCAGCCTGTCTGCCAAATCATTGCTGATACTTGGATGTACAAAGTGTCTGCCAATAAGAGAACTGTTTTCCAGCCAAGGTGCGTCATTATACACAAGATCTCCTGCTGGCATCAGAATTCCAAAAGTATCAGGAATCAGCAAGGGCCCATCAACAGGCTCAACAAGTGGCTTCTCCAGGCAACATTCTGCTATGGCTTCAAGGACACAACAGACAAAATTTAGCTGATCCATTGAAAGAGGAAGTCGTTGCACATCATTCTGCAACCTTTGTAATACATGAATATAATCGGTAATACCAAAACTCAATCTGACTCCTAACTTTAGCAACAATTCTTTATACTCTGTGAGTTCAGATGGAACAACATACAAATAAGGAGTAAATTTTACAGGGGAATCAAATGCAAGTGCATTTGGTGATACAAAATCATCACCAATCCAGACCCATGAAACACCACTTAATCCTGCTTTCAGTTCATTGAACTTATCGCTGCTAATATATTCTTGCAATTTTGAATAAAGGCAAGGTATTTCCTTTTGTAACTGAGCATCAAAACCAGGATCCAGCAATGAATTCATCTTAAGCTGCTTATAGGACTCAGATAGCTCAATTAACTGTCTTGATAAAACTGCAATTTCTGGGCAATCCATCCACCCAAGTTTAGTTTGTAGATATGTCATGTCACATTCACCGTCTAATATGTGCATTGAAGACGACACTATCCACATTTGTGATATAGGCCTCACAATCATGGGGGGTGCAATTTGGTTATTGGATTTCAACCATGGAAGTCCCCTAACAGGTGGATCAGAAATTACTGGACACCAAGAGATTTGCTTCAGTTCAGACCAAAATTCCTCCTCTGCCATATCATCAGTTAAGCTGCATACAAAAGAATCAACATCTGTTGGGGAGTTCACATCCTCTTTAGGAAAGCCTTCATATACAACAGTATCATCAATTATACTGCTGCTTCTCACAACCATGGCAACCTGTTGATCACCATTATAACTTTCACCTTTATTTGAGAGCCTACGGGCTAGTTTAGCCAAAAAAACCAGTAACACTCTACCATGGTTGGAGGCTTCAATAGCCCCGGAATCATGCAACATGCCAACTGATCTAGCGCAGTCAAGCAAACCAGTAAATCCCAGAGTTGTCCTAAGTCCAAGGGTAACTAAAGTATCTAAAATTTCAGGGTCTGAAAATTTGTCAGAGGGGAAAAAAGCATCCCCATGCAGCATCTTTTTAAGCTGAGGAACACGAGGATCATAAAGCCTGCAATAACAATCTAATCAGCAATTCAAAACAAAATCACTTCTAAGCAACTAAAGTATTTGTCATGCAATTCAGGATAAAATATAATATCTGATACAATTACAGTACATTTTTCTATTAAGTAATGGATCTATAACCCATTCTTGTTGAGTCCAACTCCAAGTCTCCAACGTGAGCTTAAACATACATTGTTATCAAAGCAGGACTATTTCCCATAAAATTTAACCTGCATATCACAGATATACCTTGAATTGTAGACCATAACCCACTCTCGTTAATAACAGTAACTGAAATCAGTAATATGCCTTTGTGTTTGCTGAGAGAATTATAGTTCACAAGCAATTACATGTAAGGGAGAATAGCAGCATGTTCAAAGGGTAAAAAGCAGAATGGTTTCATTTATGAGCTTCATGATGTagtggatttttaatagtgagtaTAAGTCAGATACCAAGAATCTGCAAGGAAACTGAAAAAGATGAAGTGTGCAAAAATTGATTGTACACCAAATATTGTATATGCAAGAGACAACTAACACCataaagtaatccataaaatGGAAAATACATCTCAAGTCTCAGCAACTATGGAAggtcagaaaaaaaaataataaataaaaaaaaccttgTAGATATCTAAGATGTTTTTCTACcataatttttatgattaaaatacTCAAAATGTAATAAAACCATCAATTATTccaagaaataaaataagatctatcaaataaataaagaatttaaacaagatctaaataataataataataataataataataataataataataataataataataataataataaaatctaccgaAGCAACTGTGTCAACCATCAACATATAAATTCATCTGAATAATTTCAACTATGGTTTTTCTTGACCTTCTTCTACATCTACCTATTAGACTAACATGTTCTACTATCCTTACTAGAGTTTTCACTGCCATTTCACACACATGACCAAACCACCAATGATAAGACTTTACCATCATTTCAAAAAGGGTCAAATCCCAACATTTCTAATAAATTCTTCGTAATTCTATCTTGTCTACTATCCATTTTTCTAATGTAACATTCTCATCTCTATAACATTAAGggcttttcttcttgttttcctttttatattttcagtcTCACTAATTTAATTGTAAATATGATTAACAACATTACGGGTGAGAGATATAAAGATACGTTACATTGCAAATTTGCATAATGTTATTCCTTCAAAATAACTGTGGCACACTGGCAATAATTGCATTCAGAAGTAAAATCACATAAGTCATTTATATAATAAATGAAAACATCTTTAAGATTTATTTTCACAGAGAAAAACTTCTAAAATTACCTAGACGGTTGTTGCCAAGTTCCATTAGCTGCCATCACAAATGGTATGGTTGGAAGTGAAGATTTGAGAGAGGTATCCTCTTTAATTAAAAGCTGCACATCATGCAGAATAACTGAAATGACTTCTTGCTTCAAAAGGAACTCTGACATGTGATTGATTATGTGATCTTTGTAGAATTCCACCTTTGTTGGTTCTTTTATCTTTAAATACCTTCTCATAATGATCCTTTCTGTTTCTGATTCAGTTCTTATGAAGCTATCATTTAAAAGATCTTCACGAACACCAGTGGGACCAAGCCATTTCACAGGGTTACACAAATTTACTAGTTTCCTGCTTTTGTATGACTCAAATATAGGGAGGTGTTTGATGGTATCAACATGTGTGTTATCAATTTGCTCTTCAGAGAACCATTTTGACTGGAGAACAAAACTCCGCAGTTCATGTAGTTCCCCTTCAGATGCATCTTTGAAAATCCCCTCAATATTCTGCGGGTCTCCAGCAACAGCCATGAACACATTCAATACACCCCTTGCGGTTGATGGCTGGACAAAATGTTCCAGTTTTGGATGATCTAACTGCAGGTCATTTCTCAAAAATAAACATCCAACcttcaacaacaaagaatacatcTTTTCACTCCATCCATCATTTTTTATCACATTAGAATTTGGTATTAACTGCATCAAGTATTCATCTCCAACAGGCAATATAGGCCACTTAGAGAACATTAAAAGATCATCACAATATGATTTCAGATAATTCCATAGTAGTTGCAACCATTCTAAACTGGGTTGGCCATGAATACCAGGAGTCCAGCTTACTTGTCTAGCATGTTGCCACTCTCCAGGCAGTATTTTCACCAGAAGCTTCTCAAGTAACTGGCATGACAAGAAAGAAATATTTGTACCATCTGTTTGGGCAATGTAGCAAAGTTTTCTATGAACCTCTTCTGGAATAACGCAATCTATAAGCTGATGTGGAATCGAATCCTTGAGAAGGCCGTACTCATCACCACGTGCAATGTAAACTCTTTCTCCAACACCCTTCTTATCAACTGATGTAAAGGAACCATCTGCGAGTGGTAACAACGGCAAGCCCAACAGACTATCGCACTGCATGTTTTCTTGCAAGTCATGTAAGCAATACTCAAGGGACAAAATCATTGCAACCCTGTCCTTGAACTCACGCTTCCTTTTGATCAACAAAATCCTTAACAGCTTTGGTGTTAGAAAATGCAACGATGGACAGATCTCCTTAAACCTTTCTACAAGTGATTGCGGAAGCGAAATGACAGGCAAAGAAGCACTCGCCAATGCTTTAATAAGTTCTGCTGCCTTAAGGAAAGAAAAATCTGGAAATATAGCATGTTTGGTTGAGATCCATTGGCCACCTCTAGCTTCTGTATATAATACACAAAGATTGAATTCAGCAATAAATTGGTAAAGTTTCCGCACTACGGATGCCCAAGGTTCTAACCCTAATGTTGTTGGCCACAATGAGAAGAACAAATTGCAAGGACCAATCTCTGATGCTACCTTCTCAAGTAAACGACCATAGGCAGGGGCAACAACATTTTCAAGGAGGTAAATATTCCACTCTGAGCGTTTTCTTCCAACCCCAGTCATATCAGAACCAAACCAGATATCCCTGCGATTCGATGATAGTTCAAAATATGCATTTACATGTGCAGGAAGACCAGTAGTTATGGGTAAAGGTAAAAAGCAGAATGCACGACCTTCAAAATTTTCTGGTAGATGCATTGGCAAATTGGCAGCTTGTAATAGATCAGGAAAAACCAGACAACGATCCTCCCCCCCAGAACTATCAGCCAGGTCATCACCAAACTTAACAGTTTTCAAATATACAGCAACACATGCCCAGGGAATAAAATTCTGACTCTGACCATTGGATGCTTCAGAGGTTCCCTTTTGAGCATTCCTGCCACCTAAACATTCTGTGGTTATCCAATAGTGTGAACTACGATTAGATGTGCTTTGCTCCTCAATTAGGATCTTCTGGCATTTATACGGCAAATTTCTGTCAATAGAGCTTAGCTTCTTCAGAAATTGAACTCTATTCATTCTAATGTGCTTCTCCTCCTTGAAAAAGTTAAACATATCCTGGGCTTCACTAGCTCTGATTTCAGGCTCATCGACACAGGTTCTGCGTACACGGTGCAGTAGGTGCATTTCATGCCCTGTCCCTTCTTTCACAAAAATAGAAATAGATTTCACATTACGCAGAAAAAGTAATGTTTCAGAAACAACCtcagaaaaagcagcaaagagagATCTGACATCTTCAGGTGTATAAACTTCCTTTTTAATTTGGCTGCGAGAGGCAACACCTGCAGTTCTAAGAGGGAACCGAAACAGAGTACCTGGAAATGGGTGTTGCAAATCACAGCCAAAATGTAGCAATGAAGAAAATTGATCGGGAAATTGCTCCAAAATCTGCCTCCCCACAAACTTAATTCGTAAACCCGGGTGGGAAGGAGATATTCCAGGCAAATTACAGGCATGAGGGTCAAACATTACAATATTTTCTCCAGAGACAAACATGGGAATGTCTGTAAAGTGGTAGACACAATTAAATCCTAGTCCAAATCTTCCAATTGCAAAAGCCTTCTCAAGTTTACTCTCTTGGCCAATACGAGAAATGGCATAAAGATCTTGTGGACTAAAAACAGAGTCATTGAAACAATATAAAGCAGGACCTTGCCAGTCAGCCATTTCTggagaaagaatagaagaagtcCCGTATTGAGACTTATCCAAAAGAAATATTACTTCAGAAGCACCTGCATCTTCTGCATTTTGTACCATCTCAAACAGAGTCCCAGGTCCATCAGCATACATTTCAAGTATGTGCTTAAGCCTTGTTGTCAAAGCTTCATGCTGTCCAAAAGCCTCAGCAGCTCCGGACAAACCAAAATTCACTGAGTCTGCACTCTCGGCCAGTAACATCCTTCGAAGAGACCGAACACCAAGTTTTTCTGCTACATCATTAGATATGTTTCCATGCACAAATTTTTGAACTGTTCTCTTTGCATTCCAATTTACAGTCGCTGCATTGCCAAAAGAACCATTCGGATCTTCTGAACTTAGCAACCAGGGTGCATCATTAAAGACCAAGTCATCGGCAAGAAACAGTCTACCTGATATATCTGGTAGATATACCTTGACATTCTGTTCATGAAGATAGACTTCAGCTAGCTGGTGAACTATTAGAGTGACTGCCCGAATCTCATTTGGGTCAAGCGGAGATGATCCTTTCTTTACTGCCATCCTAGCAAGGATATTGGCATAGTCAGCATGTTGCAAGCATTCCCGGATACCAAGTTTTAGAAACAGATTTTTGAAAACTGCCAAGTCAACTGGAATAACACGAATATACGGAGCCAAATGGAGAGGACCATCAAGGACTACCTCATCAGAGGTTGCAAATCCATCTCCCACCCATATCCACCGACAGCCTTCAAGAACAGCTTTAACAATCTCAATCTCATCCGATGATATCATTCCTGTCAAAATTGAGTATATCCTTGGCATTGCCAGGGCTAATTCCTGCCTAAGTACTTGATCAGTCACAATCTCATTATTTTTTCCAAGCTCAAGTAGTTGAGCAGCAATTACACCACCTCCTGGTGGAGACATCCATCCCAGGTTATATGacaaagctgtggaagagcatTCACCATCCAATATCCGCATGCTAGCCGAGACTAGCCACAAATCACTTAGTGGCCTCACAACTTTTGGAGGAGCAACTACAGATGATGTAACCGGCCATGGTAATGAGCCAAATGGGGCAGAAACTAAAACTGGGCACCAAGAAATCAACCTAAGATCATTCCAGAACTTTTCAAGATCAGATTTTGGGGTGCGCGACCTAAAGGCAGTTGCTGCTCGTGACAACATTCGGTTAACTGCTCGTTTATCATCAACTTGATCAGGAAACCATTTCAATGCATTAACTTCTAGGTATGAGAAAAGCACTTTCCCTCTCAAATATGCCTTTTGTTGATCCCCATGCATCAAATGCTCTATACACCGGGCACTTTCTAAAACTGTATCTGGAGAGACAGAAGTTCTGAGCCCCAGGCTGCGCAGAATATCAAGTGTTTCAGACTCCTGGAAAGCACCAGAAGGGAAACTATCAGAGTCTTCTAGTAATGCATATAGTTCTTCATTCCTTGGATCATACAAGACTGAGGGACGCTTAAGAGCACCGGTGAGTGTTGGGATAAATTCCAAATTTCTCAAAGAGTCTCTGATCGATATGTCCTCAAGAGATAAAAGTGCCAAATTTTGCAGAACAGATAACATTATGCTATCACGGACCTCAGCTTCCAATTCCCCAATTCTGTTAAACACGTGCTGCTTGTAAAATAGTGCTTTCCCCATTCTCTCAACTCCAAAATACCTTGACAGAATATCCTCTTCAATATGTGGGGATCTGACAATGAACTCTGCACCCAGAATAAACTCTGGCACATCCAATGGTGATAAGTACTTACGAGGATTTTCTAGGTCAGAGAAAAGGGAATCTTGAGCAGACTCTCTGTTGTAGACTTCGAATATATGTAACCTCTTGCAAAACCTTATGCTAACTTCATCCACAGAGCGTCCAACATACCATTTAGGATCTAAAAGAAACCTGCGGAGCTCATTTCGCTCTTCAGCAATCAGGTTATCCATTGAAACTTGCACAATGTCATTATTTGAAACTGCATTAGAAATTGATTCCAAAACACCCGATGCACTTCCGTTGCATATATAACTAGATAAATCCAGATATTCAACTACATAACTTGAATTCAATATATCACATCCAATTTTGACAAGGATATTCTGCAGTGTATCAGACAGATTGCTTCCACTGATAATTTTCCGTTGTTCAGAAGGTCTTAACAAATGTCCAGATGTGGATGGTAAAATTGGCCAATCACTGAACAATGGTAATTTTTTACTCTGCTTTCCTAGATACTGCCAAAATAGCAAAAACCATGACGATGTTGGCTTTTGACAGAGTTTAGGATCCCATAACACTTTACTTTTATATTTCCAGTCAGCTGGCATAAATGCAGGGAATAACTGAGCAAAATGGTGAATGCTACAAAGGGAAATATTGGTCTTTGAGGACTTTGCAATAGCAGAGAGTCTGGTCAATATATCGGGAGGAATGGCTCTATCAATTACTCTACCTGAAACTGGCTCCATTAGTTTATATTCTAATTCATCGCAAACAAGATAAGAAATTCCTTTCGATGCTTCCGAAAATGCGGCAAAATCACCATTTGCTAAAGGAAGTAAGGGCAAGTTGCACATCTCTTTACCAACATCATCGTCAACCAAGTCCTCTATGCAATATTCCAACAATAGAAGCTTGTCTGGTTTGCTCAAGTTAAATGTTTCACATTGCCTAAGATATTGGCGTACTGTACTAGGAGTAACCACCATGCTGGAATTatattctaaaagcatgtcaaacAATGAGTTAGGCAAATGCACAACTGGCATTCCTATTTGAATCAGAGCCAAACCTAGGTCCTTGCTTTTAGTGAATTTTTCATCATGAAG from Arachis hypogaea cultivar Tifrunner chromosome 10, arahy.Tifrunner.gnm2.J5K5, whole genome shotgun sequence includes:
- the LOC112717156 gene encoding uncharacterized protein isoform X3 produces the protein MDRGGRVRSTWNRLLLEDVVAPTFIRMLLGLTDLLGPTEMYYSLWPTGSFDEPWSILVQQIYKNIGNAPLIHSDIDGGRWVSPSEAFLHDEKFTKSKDLGLALIQIGMPVVHLPNSLFDMLLEYNSSMVVTPSTVRQYLRQCETFNLSKPDKLLLLEYCIEDLVDDDVGKEMCNLPLLPLANGDFAAFSEASKGISYLVCDELEYKLMEPVSGRVIDRAIPPDILTRLSAIAKSSKTNISLCSIHHFAQLFPAFMPADWKYKSKVLWDPKLCQKPTSSWFLLFWQYLGKQSKKLPLFSDWPILPSTSGHLLRPSEQRKIISGSNLSDTLQNILVKIGCDILNSSYVVEYLDLSSYICNGSASGVLESISNAVSNNDIVQVSMDNLIAEERNELRRFLLDPKWYVGRSVDEVSIRFCKRLHIFEVYNRESAQDSLFSDLENPRKYLSPLDVPEFILGAEFIVRSPHIEEDILSRYFGVERMGKALFYKQHVFNRIGELEAEVRDSIMLSVLQNLALLSLEDISIRDSLRNLEFIPTLTGALKRPSVLYDPRNEELYALLEDSDSFPSGAFQESETLDILRSLGLRTSVSPDTVLESARCIEHLMHGDQQKAYLRGKVLFSYLEVNALKWFPDQVDDKRAVNRMLSRAATAFRSRTPKSDLEKFWNDLRLISWCPVLVSAPFGSLPWPVTSSVVAPPKVVRPLSDLWLVSASMRILDGECSSTALSYNLGWMSPPGGGVIAAQLLELGKNNEIVTDQVLRQELALAMPRIYSILTGMISSDEIEIVKAVLEGCRWIWVGDGFATSDEVVLDGPLHLAPYIRVIPVDLAVFKNLFLKLGIRECLQHADYANILARMAVKKGSSPLDPNEIRAVTLIVHQLAEVYLHEQNVKVYLPDISGRLFLADDLVFNDAPWLLSSEDPNGSFGNAATVNWNAKRTVQKFVHGNISNDVAEKLGVRSLRRMLLAESADSVNFGLSGAAEAFGQHEALTTRLKHILEMYADGPGTLFEMVQNAEDAGASEVIFLLDKSQYGTSSILSPEMADWQGPALYCFNDSVFSPQDLYAISRIGQESKLEKAFAIGRFGLGFNCVYHFTDIPMFVSGENIVMFDPHACNLPGISPSHPGLRIKFVGRQILEQFPDQFSSLLHFGCDLQHPFPGTLFRFPLRTAGVASRSQIKKEVYTPEDVRSLFAAFSEVVSETLLFLRNVKSISIFVKEGTGHEMHLLHRVRRTCVDEPEIRASEAQDMFNFFKEEKHIRMNRVQFLKKLSSIDRNLPYKCQKILIEEQSTSNRSSHYWITTECLGGRNAQKGTSEASNGQSQNFIPWACVAVYLKTVKFGDDLADSSGGEDRCLVFPDLLQAANLPMHLPENFEGRAFCFLPLPITTGLPAHVNAYFELSSNRRDIWFGSDMTGVGRKRSEWNIYLLENVVAPAYGRLLEKVASEIGPCNLFFSLWPTTLGLEPWASVVRKLYQFIAEFNLCVLYTEARGGQWISTKHAIFPDFSFLKAAELIKALASASLPVISLPQSLVERFKEICPSLHFLTPKLLRILLIKRKREFKDRVAMILSLEYCLHDLQENMQCDSLLGLPLLPLADGSFTSVDKKGVGERVYIARGDEYGLLKDSIPHQLIDCVIPEEVHRKLCYIAQTDGTNISFLSCQLLEKLLVKILPGEWQHARQVSWTPGIHGQPSLEWLQLLWNYLKSYCDDLLMFSKWPILPVGDEYLMQLIPNSNVIKNDGWSEKMYSLLLKVGCLFLRNDLQLDHPKLEHFVQPSTARGVLNVFMAVAGDPQNIEGIFKDASEGELHELRSFVLQSKWFSEEQIDNTHVDTIKHLPIFESYKSRKLVNLCNPVKWLGPTGVREDLLNDSFIRTESETERIIMRRYLKIKEPTKVEFYKDHIINHMSEFLLKQEVISVILHDVQLLIKEDTSLKSSLPTIPFVMAANGTWQQPSRLYDPRVPQLKKMLHGDAFFPSDKFSDPEILDTLVTLGLRTTLGFTGLLDCARSVGMLHDSGAIEASNHGRVLLVFLAKLARRLSNKGESYNGDQQVAMVVRSSSIIDDTVVYEGFPKEDVNSPTDVDSFVCSLTDDMAEEEFWSELKQISWCPVISDPPVRGLPWLKSNNQIAPPMIVRPISQMWIVSSSMHILDGECDMTYLQTKLGWMDCPEIAVLSRQLIELSESYKQLKMNSLLDPGFDAQLQKEIPCLYSKLQEYISSDKFNELKAGLSGVSWVWIGDDFVSPNALAFDSPVKFTPYLYVVPSELTEYKELLLKLGVRLSFGITDYIHVLQRLQNDVQRLPLSMDQLNFVCCVLEAIAECCLEKPLVEPVDGPLLIPDTFGILMPAGDLVYNDAPWLENSSLIGRHFVHPSISNDLADRLGVQSVRCLSLVNEDMTKDLPCMDYNKVNDLLALYGSTEFLLFDLLELADCCNAKRLHLIYDKREHPRQSLLQHNLGEYQGPALIAIFEGACLSREEFSNFQLHPPWRIRGNTLNYGLGLVCCYSICDLLSVISGGYFYMFDPHGMVLAAPSTNAPSAKMFSLIGTDLTRRFCDQFSPMLIDQHDLWSLSDSTIIRMPLSSNHLKVGPDHGSDKIKHITEIFMEYGSRALLFLKSVLQVSISTWEEGSSQPLQNFSVSIDPSSSVMRNPFSEKKWRKFQLSRLFGSSNSAIKMHVIDVSLYSEGATIIDRWLLVLSLGSGQTRNMALDRRYLAYNLTPVAGIAALISRNGQHANVYSVSSIMSPLPLSGCMNMPVTVVGCFLVRHSRGRYLFKYQDRRASAEGRYDAGNQLIESWNRELMSCVCDSYVEMILEIQKLRKDISSSVIDSSAYPAISVSSKAYGDQIYSFWPRSFERLGQSDQVGDHSDTASPVTLVPKADWECLKERVIHPFYSRIVELPVWQLYSGNLVKAEEGMFLSQPGNGMSGNLLPATVCSFVKEHYPVFSVPWELVTEIQAVGFSVREIRPKMVRDLLKVSSKSIVLRSVDMYIDVLEYCLSDFQQTSLPRDNAPTDPVTANAFGQETDVRSTSQQESYIHTSTGISTHAQGAASSGDALEVMTSLGKALFDFGRGVVEDIGRAGAPLAYRNSMMGISQNRDPRLLSVAAELKGLPCPTATSHLKKLGLTELWVGNKEQQSLMVALGEKFIHPKVLDRPLLVDIFCNFYLQALLKLQNFSLNLLANHMKLIFHEDWVTHVMGSNMAPWLSWEKVTSSGGQGGPSPEWIRVFWKSMRGSQELSLFSDWPLIPAFLGRPVLCRVRERNLVFVPPHLEHPPLMNETIERESRESSTERVSTSTNNNSDAETADPYISVFGRFKSSYPWLLPLLNQCNIPVFDEEFIDCAASCNCLPMLGKSLGQVIASKLVAAKQAGYFTEPTNISASNCGELFSLFSGEFFSNGVSYTREEIEVLRSLPIYKTVLGSYTKLQGQDQCMIPSNSFFKPHDERCLSYATNSKEGSFLRALGVLELQDQQILVRFGLPVFESKPQNEQDEILIYVLKNWHDLQSDQSVVDALKETRFVRNSDEFSSDLLKPMELFDPGDAILISVFFGERRKFPGERFGTDGWLRILRKLGLRTATEVDIIIECAKRVEFLGIECTKSGDLDDFEGDSSNSRSEVSAEVWALGGSVIEFVFSNFALFFSNNFCDLLRKIACVPAELGFPNGGCKRVLASYSEAMIFKDWPLGWSSAPILSRQYVAPPEYSWGSLHLKSPPAFSTVLKHLQVIGENGGEDTLSHWPIASAMNIEECTCEILKYLDKIWGSLSSSDVAELRKVAFVPAANGTRLVTADVLFARLTINLSPFAFELPSVYLPFVKILKDLGLQEMLTLSAAKDLLLNLQKACGYQHLNPNELRAVMEILNFICDQIVEGNSFDRSNWKSEAIVPDDGCRLVHSASCVYVDSYGSRYVKCIDTSRIRFVHEDLPERVCVVLGIKKLSEVVIEQLDENHKLESLGSIRSVSLGTVKQKLLSRFLQSAVWTVVNSMDSHIPGFKSPSLDAIECLLNSCAEKLQFVKHLKTRFFLMPNLVDVTRAAKDFIIPEWENDSAHQTLYFTNQSKSCIIVAEPPTYISLFDLIAIVVSQVLGSPIILPIGSLFVCPEGSEISVVNVLNLCSDKKEVEHINGTSHFVGKEILPQDARLVQLHPLRPFYSGEIVAWRSQQGDKLKYGKVPEDVRPSAGQALYRFKIEVAPGVTQLFLSSQVFSFKSVSATSTLQEALVHESPVVFDSNRPQDGLPESSSRREIYSQLCEQAQPQKEKSGRVSAGELVQAVNEILSAAGISMDVEKQALLQRTINLQENLRESQAALLLEQEKVEKATKEADTAKAAWVCRVCLSNEVDITIVPCGHVLCRRCSSAVSKCPFCRLQVTKAIRIFRP